From a region of the uncultured Fibrobacter sp. genome:
- a CDS encoding DedA family protein, giving the protein MNKKLLLLAAVTLFAVAAFAAPDAADSVVQAAPATKSAGLYTQIIDWYNAHLNYWSIALLMAIESSFIPFPSELVVPPAAYKALQPGSGLNIALIVVAASMGALVGAYINYFLAKFLGRPIIYKFADSRLGHFLLLDTQKLEKAENYFREHGAISTFVGRLITVIRQLISIPAGIANMKLLPFTLYTFLGATIWNCVLAGLGYLAHGQKDIIEKYNSELAIALLAFGALFIGYMVWNAVKKK; this is encoded by the coding sequence ATGAATAAAAAACTCTTGCTTCTCGCAGCCGTTACGTTGTTTGCAGTCGCGGCATTCGCCGCCCCCGACGCCGCCGACTCTGTCGTGCAGGCCGCCCCCGCCACAAAGTCCGCAGGGCTTTATACGCAGATTATCGATTGGTACAACGCACACCTGAATTACTGGTCCATCGCGCTCCTGATGGCCATCGAAAGTTCCTTCATTCCGTTCCCGTCGGAACTGGTGGTGCCGCCCGCCGCCTACAAGGCCTTGCAGCCCGGTTCCGGCCTGAACATCGCCCTGATCGTGGTGGCCGCCAGCATGGGCGCACTCGTGGGCGCCTACATCAACTACTTCTTGGCCAAGTTCCTGGGCCGCCCGATTATCTACAAGTTTGCCGACAGCCGCCTGGGGCATTTCTTGCTGCTCGACACGCAGAAACTTGAAAAGGCCGAGAACTACTTCCGCGAACACGGTGCCATCTCGACCTTCGTGGGCCGCCTGATTACCGTGATCCGTCAGCTGATTTCGATTCCGGCAGGCATCGCCAACATGAAGTTGTTGCCCTTTACACTCTACACCTTCTTGGGCGCCACCATCTGGAACTGCGTGCTCGCCGGTCTCGGCTATCTCGCCCACGGCCAGAAGGACATCATCGAGAAGTACAATTCCGAACTCGCTATTGCGCTCCTTGCCTTTGGCGCCCTGTTCATCGGCTACATGGTCTGGAACGCCGTCAAGAAGAAATAA